The Bacteroidota bacterium genome window below encodes:
- a CDS encoding ABC transporter permease, which translates to MNISSSAKIAFKALGKNKFRSFLTMLGIIIGVVSVIVMQAIGKGSSADVNARISSLGTNLITISPISARSGGVNLDAGSAVSLKKEDADYLLKEVPTIDAVSPLVRTSAQMKYGNKNWRSTINGVYPGYFTIRVLEIKDGTIFTKEDEKKLNKVCVIGKTVQDNLFGPGVDPIGKTIRVGTIPYLVIGTIVSKGTSGGGQDQDDIVLAPYSTVQNRMLGSDNVNQIFASAKTEGDVNTAVKQIEEALRVQHKLLPNQANNFNISTQLQIRETLNTVVDTITVLLSIVAAISLVVGGIGIMNIMLVSVTERTREIGTRMAVGATGIDVQFQLLLEAIVLSLTGGVTGILLGLLTAFLVSKFGGYSTIVAPESIIISFVVSTLIGVFFGWYPSRKAANLNPIDALRYE; encoded by the coding sequence ATGAATATTTCAAGCAGCGCAAAAATTGCATTCAAGGCGCTGGGAAAAAATAAATTCCGATCCTTTCTTACGATGCTCGGCATAATTATCGGAGTTGTATCGGTAATTGTTATGCAGGCAATAGGAAAAGGTTCAAGCGCCGATGTAAATGCGCGTATAAGTTCACTTGGTACAAATCTTATTACCATTAGTCCTATCTCGGCAAGAAGCGGCGGAGTAAATCTCGATGCCGGTTCTGCAGTTTCATTAAAGAAAGAAGATGCAGATTATTTATTGAAGGAAGTCCCGACTATCGATGCAGTCTCGCCATTGGTGCGGACATCGGCGCAGATGAAATACGGAAATAAAAACTGGCGGAGCACAATTAACGGAGTTTATCCCGGGTATTTTACAATCCGCGTTTTGGAAATAAAAGACGGTACGATTTTTACTAAGGAAGATGAAAAAAAATTAAATAAGGTTTGTGTAATTGGAAAAACAGTGCAGGATAATTTATTTGGTCCCGGTGTTGACCCTATAGGAAAAACCATTCGCGTTGGTACAATTCCTTATCTTGTGATAGGAACAATTGTGAGCAAGGGAACAAGCGGCGGGGGACAGGACCAGGATGACATAGTACTTGCTCCGTACTCAACGGTGCAGAACAGAATGCTCGGCAGCGATAACGTAAATCAGATATTTGCTTCGGCAAAAACTGAAGGCGATGTGAACACTGCAGTGAAGCAGATTGAAGAAGCTTTGAGAGTTCAGCATAAGCTGCTGCCCAACCAGGCAAACAATTTTAATATAAGCACACAGCTTCAGATAAGAGAGACTTTGAATACAGTAGTTGATACAATTACTGTTTTGCTTTCAATAGTAGCAGCAATTTCACTGGTTGTCGGCGGTATTGGGATTATGAATATTATGCTTGTCTCCGTTACAGAAAGAACAAGAGAGATAGGAACACGTATGGCAGTCGGTGCAACAGGAATAGATGTGCAGTTTCAGTTATTGCTTGAAGCTATTGTATTGAGTTTAACGGGAGGAGTTACGGGAATTTTGCTGGGACTTCTGACTGCGTTTCTGGTTTCCAAGTTCGGCGGCTACTCAACTATTGTTGCGCCGGAATCTATTATAATTTCTTTTGTTGTAAGTACACTCATAGGAGTTTTCTTCGGATGGTATCCGTCAAGAAAAGCAGCGAACCTGAATCCGATAGATGCGCTAAGGTATGAGTAA
- a CDS encoding NAD-dependent epimerase/dehydratase family protein, producing the protein MQTILGGNGTIGSVLAKELTAYTDKIRVVGRNPKPINETDEIFTADVTDKNKLTEAIKGSEVVYLLVGFEYKTKAWQEKWPALMRNTIEACKENNSRLVFFDNVYMYDKNFLGNMTEETPVNPPSEKGKVRAEIAKMLMDEAKGGGIQALIARSADFYGPGNDRSVLVETVVKYLAKGKRALWFGSGNKKHNFTYTPDAAKAVAMLGNTPDAFNQVWHMPTDKNAFTGKEWIEIFAKEMNVKPSTSVIPKFVISFMGLFDPFMKEFSEMVYQYQTDYVFNSDKFNKRFNFTPTDYKEGVKKTAEWVKNLPSRK; encoded by the coding sequence ATGCAAACAATATTAGGCGGTAACGGAACAATCGGCAGTGTTCTTGCAAAAGAGCTTACTGCTTACACAGATAAAATAAGGGTTGTCGGGCGCAATCCTAAACCAATAAATGAAACTGATGAAATTTTTACAGCTGATGTGACTGATAAAAATAAATTAACTGAAGCTATAAAAGGCTCTGAAGTTGTTTATCTTCTTGTGGGATTTGAATACAAAACAAAAGCCTGGCAGGAGAAATGGCCGGCCCTTATGCGAAATACTATCGAGGCATGTAAAGAAAATAATTCGCGTTTGGTTTTCTTCGATAACGTTTATATGTACGATAAAAATTTTCTCGGCAATATGACGGAAGAGACCCCGGTAAATCCGCCAAGTGAGAAAGGGAAAGTCCGCGCTGAGATTGCGAAGATGCTTATGGATGAAGCGAAGGGCGGAGGCATTCAGGCGCTTATAGCGCGCTCGGCTGATTTTTACGGTCCCGGAAATGACAGAAGCGTATTAGTCGAAACTGTTGTAAAGTATCTTGCGAAGGGAAAGCGTGCGTTATGGTTCGGCAGCGGGAATAAGAAACATAATTTTACTTACACTCCCGATGCGGCGAAGGCAGTTGCAATGCTGGGCAATACTCCCGATGCATTCAATCAGGTATGGCACATGCCTACGGATAAAAATGCGTTCACGGGAAAAGAATGGATTGAGATATTTGCAAAAGAGATGAACGTGAAGCCGTCGACATCGGTAATTCCGAAGTTTGTGATTTCATTCATGGGATTGTTTGACCCGTTCATGAAGGAGTTCAGCGAAATGGTGTATCAGTATCAGACTGATTATGTTTTCAACAGCGATAAATTTAATAAGCGTTTTAACTTTACTCCGACTGATTATAAAGAGGGCGTGAAGAAGACGGCGGAATGGGTGAAGAATTTACCGAGCAGGAAATAA
- the ptsP gene encoding phosphoenolpyruvate--protein phosphotransferase, translating into MSNKEIIYTGIAASPGISIGHAYVYTRNQIKINSGNIADGDVEKELDEFKKAIDFSVKELNKIYAISKERIGEKKSQIFDAQLEILNDKYFLEGVVKRIIGEKRTAGYIFDDEISKLGKILLAAEDEYMKERFSDINDVKNRVIRNMKREKLVSKVEENSIIVAHELTPADTILFSKRKVQGYITDVGGITSHAAIISRALRVPAVVGMKNISHAVTTGELIIIDGYDGVVIRHPKNDTIENYVTKLAEYKEYERKLFEVIDLPSETLDGKKIEVTANIEFDEEIDFVTTYAHCGIGLYRTEHLFIEKGDFPSEKEQIEEYTHIANVTHPNSVTIRTYDIGGDKLLPTSHKEANPFLGWRGIRICLDRVEIFKEQLRAILVASAKKNVKIMFPMISSIPEIREARKILKEVKKELSEQKIPYDKNIPVGMMIEVPSAVFLAEEFAKEVDFFSIGTNDLVQYILAVDRGNELISDLFKEFHPAVLRAISKIVTAAHKNDITVSVCGEMASNPLASAVLIGLGVDELSVTPNVFPKIKQIIRTINHKEIKAFSKELITLSSEQEIKMKLNLFYKEKIGI; encoded by the coding sequence ATGTCCAATAAAGAAATTATATATACAGGTATCGCAGCATCGCCCGGAATTTCCATAGGGCACGCTTACGTTTACACCCGTAATCAGATAAAAATTAACTCAGGAAATATTGCCGACGGAGACGTTGAGAAGGAGCTTGATGAGTTTAAGAAAGCGATAGATTTTTCGGTAAAGGAACTGAATAAAATTTATGCAATCTCCAAAGAAAGAATCGGAGAGAAGAAGTCGCAGATATTTGATGCACAGCTTGAAATCCTTAACGACAAATATTTTCTTGAAGGAGTTGTAAAACGAATCATAGGAGAAAAGAGAACAGCAGGTTATATTTTTGACGATGAGATATCGAAGCTCGGTAAAATTTTACTAGCTGCCGAAGATGAATATATGAAGGAAAGATTTTCCGATATAAACGACGTGAAGAACAGAGTTATCCGCAATATGAAACGCGAGAAGCTTGTATCAAAAGTTGAAGAGAACTCAATTATAGTTGCTCACGAGCTTACGCCTGCCGATACAATTTTATTCAGCAAAAGAAAAGTCCAGGGTTACATTACCGATGTGGGCGGCATTACTTCGCACGCTGCAATTATTTCCCGCGCGCTGAGAGTCCCTGCAGTTGTGGGTATGAAAAATATTTCCCACGCAGTAACTACCGGCGAGCTTATTATAATTGACGGTTACGACGGAGTTGTAATCCGTCACCCGAAAAATGATACAATTGAAAACTATGTTACAAAACTTGCTGAGTACAAAGAGTACGAACGAAAACTTTTTGAAGTAATCGATTTGCCATCGGAAACACTTGACGGCAAGAAAATTGAAGTAACTGCAAACATTGAGTTCGATGAAGAAATTGATTTCGTTACTACCTACGCGCATTGCGGAATAGGTCTTTACCGAACCGAGCATTTATTTATTGAGAAGGGCGACTTCCCCTCTGAAAAAGAGCAGATTGAAGAGTACACTCACATTGCAAATGTAACGCATCCTAACTCTGTCACAATAAGAACATATGATATCGGCGGTGATAAACTCTTACCTACATCCCACAAGGAAGCAAATCCATTTCTTGGATGGCGAGGAATCAGAATCTGTTTAGACAGAGTTGAAATTTTTAAAGAACAGCTTCGCGCAATTCTTGTTGCATCTGCAAAGAAGAATGTTAAGATCATGTTCCCGATGATTTCATCCATTCCGGAAATCCGTGAAGCAAGAAAGATCTTAAAAGAAGTAAAGAAAGAACTAAGCGAGCAGAAGATTCCTTATGATAAAAATATACCTGTCGGTATGATGATTGAAGTTCCCTCTGCAGTTTTCCTTGCAGAGGAGTTTGCTAAGGAAGTTGATTTCTTCAGCATAGGCACAAACGACTTAGTCCAGTACATACTTGCAGTGGATAGAGGCAACGAGCTTATCTCGGATTTATTCAAAGAGTTTCATCCGGCAGTGCTTAGAGCAATAAGCAAGATTGTAACGGCTGCACACAAGAATGATATTACAGTAAGTGTATGCGGCGAGATGGCATCTAATCCGCTTGCATCGGCAGTGCTTATCGGGCTGGGAGTAGATGAGCTTTCAGTTACACCAAATGTTTTCCCCAAGATAAAACAGATCATCCGCACAATTAATCACAAGGAAATAAAGGCATTCTCCAAAGAGCTCATTACGCTATCCAGCGAGCAGGAAATAAAAATGAAGCTGAACCTTTTCTATAAAGAAAAGATAGGAATTTAA
- a CDS encoding Omp28-related outer membrane protein: MKFKFLLPLALLGLSVFLYSCESNDAPVTYSSFTGSTNKVLVELFTNTSCVPCVAANTYLDGITDTNIVIIRTHTTLYPNDPFYLYNPTDNGARQTYYNAANANPQAFLFGTYMGIFNANNWTNQLNAKLNSSRNMGVTINRTYDSTSRTGNLNISINQTSGSSVGDLVYFIAITENDLHYNAPNGETVFEQVLRDMLTGPNGDALTISSGQTVNLSKSFTLPSEINDRNASVVVYTQSISTKEVFGVQRVKIR, from the coding sequence ATGAAGTTCAAATTTTTATTGCCGCTTGCTTTATTGGGACTCTCGGTGTTCTTATATTCATGCGAGTCCAACGATGCGCCTGTTACATACTCAAGCTTTACAGGCAGCACCAATAAAGTACTGGTAGAGCTCTTTACAAATACAAGCTGCGTTCCTTGCGTTGCCGCAAACACATATCTTGACGGCATCACCGATACGAATATTGTTATTATAAGAACGCACACAACATTGTATCCGAACGACCCGTTCTATCTATATAACCCGACAGATAACGGAGCAAGGCAGACATACTATAATGCAGCTAATGCAAATCCTCAGGCGTTTTTATTCGGAACGTATATGGGAATCTTCAATGCAAACAACTGGACAAACCAGCTGAACGCAAAGTTGAACTCATCAAGAAATATGGGTGTGACCATTAACAGAACATACGATTCCACTTCACGCACAGGAAATTTAAACATCTCAATAAATCAGACATCCGGCAGTTCAGTCGGAGACCTTGTTTATTTTATTGCTATCACTGAAAACGATTTACACTATAACGCACCAAACGGAGAGACAGTATTTGAACAGGTACTAAGAGATATGCTTACAGGGCCGAACGGAGATGCTTTAACAATTTCTTCAGGGCAGACTGTAAACCTTTCGAAGAGCTTTACACTTCCTTCTGAAATAAATGACAGAAATGCTTCAGTTGTAGTTTATACTCAGTCGATATCAACTAAAGAAGTTTTCGGCGTACAAAGAGTGAAGATAAGATAA
- a CDS encoding PhoH family protein — protein sequence MPPKKSTKVFVLDTNVILHDATSIQQFQEHDIVIPITVIEEIDHFKKGNQVINLNAREFARTLDSLTGDALFAGGVSLGKKMGKVSISLPQGWNDEIKNVFREDTPDHRILNSALEVKKKYGDKRQVILVSKDVNLRMKAKALGIPAEDYTTDRISDLEELYSGKEIIEDYNDDILQELYSPPFEIPLKKAFPKKQKDIIPNKFYILRNSARSILAYVDPVKEMLLKVDKNTVYGIKPRNAEQTFAVDALLNQNIPIMSITGKAGTGKTLLALAAALQIRKNYRQIYIARPIVPLSNKDIGYLPGDVESKLAPYMQPLWDNLKIIQDQYKETDQAHQTINQMVKDEKLVIEPLSYIRGRSLQRIFFIVDEAQNLTPHEIKTIITRAGEGCKIIFTGDIYQIDHPYLDTESNGLTYLIDHFKNQKLYAHINLVKGERSELAELASNLL from the coding sequence ATGCCTCCAAAAAAATCTACTAAGGTTTTCGTTCTCGATACAAACGTAATTCTCCATGATGCAACCAGCATCCAGCAATTTCAGGAACACGATATAGTAATTCCCATAACGGTCATTGAAGAAATAGACCACTTCAAAAAAGGTAATCAGGTTATAAATCTGAATGCGCGTGAGTTTGCGCGCACGCTTGACTCACTTACCGGTGATGCTCTATTTGCAGGCGGAGTTTCACTGGGGAAAAAGATGGGAAAGGTTTCTATCTCGCTTCCGCAGGGATGGAACGACGAAATTAAAAATGTCTTCCGGGAAGATACTCCTGATCATAGAATTTTAAACTCAGCACTTGAGGTAAAGAAAAAGTACGGCGATAAGAGACAGGTGATACTTGTTTCCAAGGATGTGAATCTCAGGATGAAAGCAAAGGCGCTTGGTATTCCCGCCGAAGATTATACAACTGACAGAATTTCTGACCTTGAAGAGCTTTACAGCGGAAAAGAAATTATTGAGGATTATAATGATGACATACTTCAGGAATTGTATTCTCCTCCGTTTGAAATTCCTTTAAAGAAAGCTTTTCCCAAAAAGCAGAAGGATATCATTCCGAACAAATTTTATATTTTAAGAAATTCAGCCCGCTCTATATTAGCATATGTTGACCCCGTCAAAGAAATGCTTTTGAAAGTTGATAAGAATACTGTGTACGGAATAAAGCCGAGGAATGCCGAGCAGACATTTGCAGTTGATGCATTGCTGAACCAGAATATTCCTATCATGTCCATTACAGGCAAAGCCGGAACGGGAAAAACTTTGCTTGCGCTTGCAGCAGCATTACAGATAAGAAAAAATTACAGGCAGATTTATATCGCCCGTCCTATTGTTCCGCTCAGCAATAAAGATATAGGTTATTTACCGGGAGATGTTGAGAGCAAGCTAGCTCCCTACATGCAGCCACTGTGGGATAATCTGAAAATTATTCAGGACCAGTATAAAGAAACTGACCAGGCGCATCAGACTATTAATCAGATGGTGAAAGATGAGAAGCTTGTGATTGAGCCTCTTAGTTATATTCGAGGAAGAAGTTTGCAGAGAATATTTTTTATAGTTGATGAAGCGCAGAACTTAACTCCCCACGAAATAAAAACAATCATCACCCGCGCAGGCGAGGGATGTAAAATTATTTTCACGGGAGATATTTATCAGATTGACCATCCTTATTTAGATACTGAGTCAAACGGATTGACATACCTGATAGATCATTTCAAAAATCAGAAATTATACGCGCATATTAATTTAGTAAAAGGCGAACGTTCAGAGCTTGCCGAACTTGCCAGCAATTTATTGTAA
- the nuoH gene encoding NADH-quinone oxidoreductase subunit NuoH, which translates to MPEWLLNLLIIIAKIAVVHGVLLTCVAYTVYLERKVSAFMQDRIGPNRVGPFGLLQPLVDVVKLLMKEDIVPVNANKFVHSLAPVISILVALSTFAVIPFGDHITIAGRSIHLQIADVNVGVLYFLALGSLGVYGVTLSGWSSNSKYSLLGGLRSSAQMISYELAMGLAILPIILMNGSLQLDTIVINQHGWHWNMILQPVGFIIFITSALAETNRHPFDFAEAEQELVAGYHTEYSSMKFALFFLAEYANVIVMSAIITTLYCGGWQIPFIHSMGLSETLVSILQVLMFCAKTFFWVFFFVWIRWTIPRFRYDQLMNLGWKVFIPLGIVNLVVTGLVILLMKH; encoded by the coding sequence ATGCCTGAATGGTTACTAAATTTACTGATAATAATTGCTAAAATTGCAGTCGTGCATGGTGTATTGCTTACATGCGTGGCTTATACGGTTTATCTTGAAAGAAAAGTCTCGGCTTTTATGCAGGATAGAATAGGACCGAACAGAGTAGGACCTTTCGGACTTCTTCAGCCGCTTGTTGACGTTGTGAAGCTTTTGATGAAAGAGGACATTGTGCCTGTGAACGCAAATAAATTCGTTCACTCACTTGCTCCCGTGATTTCTATTTTAGTTGCGCTCTCTACATTCGCAGTTATTCCTTTCGGAGACCATATTACAATAGCAGGAAGAAGCATTCATTTACAGATTGCCGATGTTAACGTCGGAGTTCTCTACTTCCTCGCTCTCGGCTCACTCGGTGTTTACGGAGTTACACTCAGCGGATGGTCATCGAACAGCAAGTACTCGCTTCTCGGCGGACTTCGTTCTTCTGCTCAGATGATCAGCTACGAACTTGCTATGGGACTTGCGATTCTTCCTATAATTTTAATGAACGGTTCGCTTCAGTTAGATACGATTGTTATCAACCAGCACGGATGGCACTGGAACATGATCCTTCAGCCTGTCGGCTTTATAATTTTTATTACATCAGCATTAGCGGAAACAAACAGACATCCGTTCGACTTCGCAGAAGCTGAACAGGAGCTTGTTGCAGGATATCATACAGAATACTCTTCCATGAAGTTTGCGTTGTTCTTTCTTGCAGAGTATGCTAACGTTATAGTAATGTCAGCCATTATTACAACATTGTATTGCGGCGGATGGCAGATTCCTTTCATTCATTCAATGGGACTCTCAGAAACTCTTGTAAGTATATTGCAGGTACTGATGTTCTGCGCCAAGACATTCTTCTGGGTATTCTTCTTTGTATGGATAAGATGGACGATTCCGAGATTCAGATACGACCAGCTTATGAACTTAGGCTGGAAAGTTTTCATTCCATTAGGAATTGTAAACTTAGTTGTAACAGGACTTGTAATACTTTTAATGAAACATTAA
- a CDS encoding TlpA family protein disulfide reductase produces the protein MKKLIAGIFLVIIFCANVKAQTYYEFTSNDLDGNEVSLSKLLEKGPVLIGFWATWCSPCKEEMKEMQKIFDKYKAKGFTYLALNQDSQKSLSKVKPYIESHGYTFPVAFDTDKKIYEGYSGRDDIPYSILINTDKKVVAVHKGYLSGDEKKIDEEIQALVK, from the coding sequence TTGAAAAAGTTAATAGCGGGAATTTTCTTAGTAATAATATTCTGTGCAAACGTAAAAGCGCAGACATATTATGAATTTACATCAAACGACCTTGACGGAAACGAAGTTTCGCTTTCGAAGCTTCTTGAAAAAGGTCCCGTGCTCATCGGTTTTTGGGCGACATGGTGCTCTCCCTGCAAAGAGGAAATGAAAGAAATGCAGAAGATATTTGATAAGTACAAAGCCAAAGGCTTCACTTATCTTGCGTTGAATCAGGACAGCCAGAAATCGTTATCGAAAGTAAAGCCTTACATTGAATCACACGGCTATACTTTTCCGGTTGCATTCGATACCGATAAAAAAATATATGAAGGTTACAGCGGCAGAGATGATATTCCTTATTCAATTTTAATCAATACCGATAAAAAAGTAGTTGCAGTTCATAAAGGATATCTTTCCGGCGACGAAAAGAAAATCGATGAAGAAATACAGGCATTAGTAAAATAA
- a CDS encoding GNAT family N-acetyltransferase, which produces MFEIKLCNINEAEDIFKIYDDCRKAMQSAGIFQWQNDYPTLETVIQDIESNNLYGYYEEEIEDGKCIGAISINTHQDEEYKGIDWKGPDENVIVIHRLAVNPEFQAKGIARLLMDFAEDLARKENYSAIRLDSYSQNKRALKFYENRGYQKRGECFFAGRDKPFHCLELIF; this is translated from the coding sequence ATGTTTGAGATAAAATTATGTAATATAAATGAAGCGGAAGATATTTTTAAAATTTATGATGACTGCAGGAAGGCAATGCAAAGTGCCGGAATTTTCCAGTGGCAGAATGATTATCCAACTTTAGAAACAGTAATACAGGATATAGAGAGTAATAATCTTTATGGATATTATGAAGAAGAAATTGAAGATGGTAAATGCATTGGAGCAATTTCGATTAACACTCATCAGGATGAAGAGTATAAGGGGATTGACTGGAAAGGTCCCGATGAAAATGTGATTGTAATTCACAGGCTTGCTGTAAATCCTGAGTTTCAGGCAAAAGGCATTGCGAGACTCTTAATGGATTTTGCCGAAGACTTGGCAAGAAAAGAAAATTATTCGGCTATTCGGTTAGACTCATATTCTCAAAACAAACGCGCATTAAAATTTTACGAGAACAGAGGATATCAGAAACGCGGCGAGTGTTTTTTCGCCGGAAGAGATAAACCTTTCCATTGTCTGGAATTAATTTTTTAA
- a CDS encoding ABC transporter ATP-binding protein: MTEQKNIKTEIQNINDEAPLDKSDKRQPVISVRHLVKIYKVGSETLAALNDVSMDVYQGDYIAVMGTSGSGKSTFMNIVGMLDVPTRGEYLFNGESVGNKNKVERAHLRRDNLGFVFQSFNLLSRTSAYDNVELPLIYSNIGASERKEKVEKALISVGLKEKMKNTPNMLSGGQQQRVAIARAIVNNPKMILADEPTGNLDTRTSMEIIQIFQELNDKGITVVMVTHEDDIASTAKRKVIFKDGKMRSSEEVKERLIASEQLKIIPKPEELFV; the protein is encoded by the coding sequence ATGACTGAACAAAAAAACATAAAAACAGAAATACAAAATATAAATGACGAAGCGCCTTTAGATAAATCTGATAAGAGGCAGCCGGTAATTTCAGTAAGGCATCTTGTTAAGATATATAAAGTAGGCAGTGAAACACTTGCTGCGCTTAACGATGTATCTATGGATGTTTACCAGGGAGATTATATTGCAGTGATGGGAACAAGCGGCTCCGGCAAATCTACCTTTATGAATATTGTCGGAATGCTTGATGTTCCTACTCGCGGCGAATATTTATTTAACGGCGAATCAGTCGGCAATAAAAATAAAGTTGAGCGCGCGCATCTGCGCAGAGACAATCTGGGATTTGTATTTCAGTCATTCAATCTTTTATCAAGAACTTCTGCCTATGATAATGTGGAGCTTCCTTTGATATACAGCAATATAGGCGCATCTGAAAGAAAAGAAAAAGTTGAGAAGGCTTTGATAAGCGTAGGGTTGAAAGAAAAAATGAAGAACACTCCGAATATGCTTTCAGGCGGTCAGCAGCAGAGAGTTGCGATTGCAAGGGCGATTGTAAATAATCCTAAAATGATCTTAGCTGATGAGCCCACAGGAAATCTTGACACAAGAACAAGTATGGAAATTATTCAGATATTTCAGGAGTTAAACGATAAGGGAATTACAGTCGTGATGGTAACACACGAAGATGATATTGCATCAACTGCGAAGAGGAAAGTTATTTTCAAAGACGGCAAGATGAGAAGCAGTGAAGAAGTTAAGGAGAGACTGATTGCTTCGGAGCAATTAAAAATAATCCCGAAGCCGGAAGAACTGTTCGTTTAA
- a CDS encoding efflux RND transporter periplasmic adaptor subunit, with product MNRKKLITIIIIVVVLAAGVTEYFFYKGKQDTKIDWVTARVEKGDVQILVTATGTVNAVQTVLIGTQVSGVISKINVDFNSVVKKGQVLAVLDTRNLQVALDQSRANLTKVQAQLEQAKSEMDRNKILVDKGLVTPSDYDLLTANYKVAQTTVASAQGDVSKAETNLELATIKSPIDGVVISRAVDVGQTVAASLSTPTLFTVANDLRKMQLQANVDEADIGQIETGQSVFFKVDAYPDVTFTGVVQQLRMSPITVNNVVSYAVMIDAPNDELKLLPGMNADISIITKEAKNVIKIPMAALNFSPPKLPNVMDSVTVLKLKDSLATWNKSLVFVLNEGNISPVFIKTGLSDGIKIEVTEGDLAPKSLVVTGVKQNGVTTNAQTKGLITTPQRQGGQRPPR from the coding sequence ATGAATAGAAAAAAATTAATAACTATAATTATAATTGTAGTTGTACTTGCCGCAGGAGTAACGGAATACTTTTTTTATAAAGGTAAACAGGATACAAAAATTGACTGGGTAACTGCCCGCGTTGAGAAAGGTGATGTGCAGATTCTGGTAACGGCAACGGGAACTGTAAACGCAGTTCAGACTGTGCTTATCGGTACTCAGGTTTCAGGTGTAATTTCAAAGATAAACGTTGACTTCAACAGTGTTGTAAAAAAAGGTCAGGTGCTTGCAGTGCTTGATACAAGAAATCTTCAGGTTGCATTAGACCAGTCAAGAGCAAATCTCACAAAGGTTCAGGCTCAGCTGGAACAGGCAAAATCTGAAATGGACAGGAATAAAATTTTAGTTGATAAAGGACTGGTTACACCAAGTGATTATGATTTACTTACAGCAAATTACAAGGTCGCACAGACAACAGTTGCAAGCGCGCAGGGCGATGTATCGAAAGCCGAAACAAATCTTGAGCTTGCTACAATAAAATCTCCTATAGACGGAGTTGTAATTTCAAGAGCAGTAGATGTAGGTCAGACAGTTGCTGCAAGTCTTTCTACACCTACTTTATTTACCGTTGCTAATGATTTAAGGAAAATGCAGCTGCAGGCTAATGTTGATGAAGCTGATATAGGACAGATAGAAACAGGACAGTCAGTATTTTTTAAAGTTGATGCTTACCCCGATGTAACATTTACGGGAGTTGTTCAGCAGCTCCGCATGTCGCCTATTACAGTAAATAATGTTGTAAGTTATGCAGTTATGATTGACGCTCCCAACGATGAATTAAAACTCCTACCCGGAATGAACGCAGATATTTCCATTATTACAAAGGAAGCAAAGAATGTTATAAAGATTCCTATGGCAGCTTTAAATTTTTCTCCGCCGAAATTACCGAATGTAATGGATAGTGTTACAGTGTTGAAATTAAAAGACAGTCTTGCAACATGGAATAAATCGTTAGTGTTTGTTTTGAACGAAGGAAACATTTCTCCTGTGTTTATAAAAACCGGTTTATCTGACGGAATAAAAATAGAAGTTACTGAGGGAGACCTTGCTCCTAAGTCACTCGTTGTAACAGGGGTGAAACAAAACGGAGTGACAACGAATGCGCAGACAAAAGGACTTATAACTACTCCGCAAAGACAGGGCGGTCAAAGACCTCCGCGTTAA